In the genome of Xyrauchen texanus isolate HMW12.3.18 chromosome 33, RBS_HiC_50CHRs, whole genome shotgun sequence, one region contains:
- the LOC127626629 gene encoding chromobox protein homolog 7-like isoform X1, translated as MELSAVGEQVFAVESIIKKRVRKGHVEYLLKWKGWPPKYSTWEPEEHILDPRLVLAYEEKEQRDRSVCWRKRGPKPKRLLMQSAHQGAENSSAQLPISVTRPLDPQFGIVDERFHSTGACIYLGLNQHKRKKKASRETSEEEWDRREEDYDEGVMEEEDEEEEDARQEGTKTGSNTLNKHIRTEGWSPTTESEKTTASALSEHWSPVMGPEEVTVTDITINSLTATFREALVARGFFRSWDMEF; from the exons ATGGAACTGTCAGCAGTTGGTGAGCAAGTGTTTGCTGTGGAATCAATTATTAAGAAAAGAGTCAGAAAG GGACATGTCGAGTATTTGTTGAAGTGGAAGGGATGGCCTCCGaa GTACAGTACATGGGAGCCAGAGGAGCACATCCTAGACCCTCGACTGGTTTTAGCCTATGAGGAGAA AGAACAGAGAGACAGATCAGTGTGCTGGCGTAAAAGAGGGCCAAAACCAAAAAGACTGCTCATGCAG AGTGCACACCAAGGTGCAGAGAATTCATCTGCACAACTGCCTATCTCAGTGACACGACCGCTTGACCCACAGTTTGGCATTGTGGATGAGAGGTTCCACTCCACGGGGGCATGTATATACCTTGGATTAAACCAGCACAAGAGAAAGAAGAAAGCATCCAGAGAGACTTCTGAGGAAGAATGGGATAGAAGGGAAGAAGATTATGACGAGGGGGTTAtggaagaggaggatgaggaggaggaagacGCAAGACAGGAAGGAACTAAAACTGGCAGCAACACTTTAAACA AGCATATCAGAACAGAAGGCTGGAGTCCAACCACTGAATCAGAGAAAACAACTGCATCTGCTTTGTCAGAGCACTGGAGTCCAGTTATGGGCCCTGAGGAGGTAACTGTGACTGATATCACCATCAACTCTCTAACAGCGACTTTTAGAGAGGCCTTGGTTGCAAGAGGCTTCTTCAGAAGCTGGGATATGGAGTTCTAA
- the LOC127626629 gene encoding chromobox protein homolog 7-like isoform X2 has product MGHVEYLLKWKGWPPKYSTWEPEEHILDPRLVLAYEEKEQRDRSVCWRKRGPKPKRLLMQSAHQGAENSSAQLPISVTRPLDPQFGIVDERFHSTGACIYLGLNQHKRKKKASRETSEEEWDRREEDYDEGVMEEEDEEEEDARQEGTKTGSNTLNKHIRTEGWSPTTESEKTTASALSEHWSPVMGPEEVTVTDITINSLTATFREALVARGFFRSWDMEF; this is encoded by the exons ATG GGACATGTCGAGTATTTGTTGAAGTGGAAGGGATGGCCTCCGaa GTACAGTACATGGGAGCCAGAGGAGCACATCCTAGACCCTCGACTGGTTTTAGCCTATGAGGAGAA AGAACAGAGAGACAGATCAGTGTGCTGGCGTAAAAGAGGGCCAAAACCAAAAAGACTGCTCATGCAG AGTGCACACCAAGGTGCAGAGAATTCATCTGCACAACTGCCTATCTCAGTGACACGACCGCTTGACCCACAGTTTGGCATTGTGGATGAGAGGTTCCACTCCACGGGGGCATGTATATACCTTGGATTAAACCAGCACAAGAGAAAGAAGAAAGCATCCAGAGAGACTTCTGAGGAAGAATGGGATAGAAGGGAAGAAGATTATGACGAGGGGGTTAtggaagaggaggatgaggaggaggaagacGCAAGACAGGAAGGAACTAAAACTGGCAGCAACACTTTAAACA AGCATATCAGAACAGAAGGCTGGAGTCCAACCACTGAATCAGAGAAAACAACTGCATCTGCTTTGTCAGAGCACTGGAGTCCAGTTATGGGCCCTGAGGAGGTAACTGTGACTGATATCACCATCAACTCTCTAACAGCGACTTTTAGAGAGGCCTTGGTTGCAAGAGGCTTCTTCAGAAGCTGGGATATGGAGTTCTAA
- the LOC127626630 gene encoding josephin-1-like — protein MGSTPYSGKGRGVGGFKDLGCMPWKVSKQKGEAGGGRGTELEERLKAGTPPTSSQPPDIYHEKQHRELCALHALNNVFQDGAAFSRDALQDIYQRLSPSTLVTPHKKNMLGNGNYDVNVIMAALQTRGFEAVWWDKRRDVGGIALPNVTGFILNMPSNLRWGPLRLPLKRQHWIGVREVGGVYYNLDSKLRSPHAIGTADELGKFLRHQLRGKNCELLLVVPEEVEVHQTWRSDT, from the exons ATGGGGAGTACTCCATATTCTGGTAAGGGGAGGGGAGTGGGGGGTTTTAAAGATTTGGGCTGTATGCCATGGAAGGTCAGCAAGCAGAAAGGAGAAGCTGGTGGTGGACGTGGGACTGAGCTGGAGGAGAGACTGAAAGCTGGAACACCTCCCACCTCCTCACAACCTCCTGATATCTATCATGAAAAGCAGCATCGAGAACTGTGTGCTCTGCATGCCCTAAACAATGTCTTCCAGGATGGAGCAGCTTTCAGCAGGGATGCACTTCAGGACATCTACCAGAG GCTCTCCCCAAGCACTTTGGTCACACCCCACAAGAAAAACATGCTGGGTAATGGCAACTATGATGTGAATGTCATCATGGCTGCATTGCAGACTCGTGGATTTGAGGCTGTTTGGTGGGACAAGAGAAG GGATGTTGGCGGCATTGCACTGCCGAATGTCACAGGTTTCATCTTAAACATGCCATCCAATCTGCGCTGGGGGCCGCTGCGACTTCCGCTCAAGCGCCAGCACTGGATTGGAGTTCGAGAGGTAGGAGGAGTCTACTATAACTTGGACTCAAAACTGCGCAGTCCACATGCTATTGGAACAGCCGATGAACTTGG GAAGTTCTTGCGTCACCAGCTTCGAGGGAAGAACTGTGAACTCCTATTGGTTGTGCCAGAAGAGGTGGAAGTCCACCAGACATGGAGGTCTGATACCTGA